The genomic DNA TGCCGGCGTATTTTGAGGCACTCAACAGCGATTATCGCTATCAGCTCACTGCAATCGGCGCACCCGGTCCTAATCTTTATATCGCTCAGAAAATCTCTGGGAATCGTTTCAAGATTGCCGGTGGTCAGCCTGGAATGGAAGTCTCATGGCAGGCGACTGGCATACGGCAGGATCCGTTTGCCGAGAAGCATCGGATTCAGGTCGAGGTAGAGAAAACCGGCGTAGAACGAGGGAAGTACATCCATCCAAAGGAATATGGAGTCTCAGAGACCATGGGGATGGATTACGAGAAGATACGTGAAGTTGAAATAGAGCAGGTAAAAATGAAAGCGATAGCTGAGAAACGGCGGAAGGCAGAAGAAGAACAGCGGTTGAATCCCATCGAAAGAATGAGGTGATAACATGAGTACAAAATATTCTTTTAAAAATATACAGCGAGCAGTTATATTCCAACTGCTTTGCGTGATAGTTGTAATAAATAATGCTATTTCTCAGAACAGCCAAGTCGTTTGGTCGTCATTCAATATGGGATATGCAAATTCTACTCAATCGAACACGATGGTAAAATCGGTGGTCGGACAAAATTTTGTTGGTACATCCCAACAATCAAATACTCAAGTAATCAGCGGTTTCCTGGCGGATACTTTGTTCAGAAGTATATCTGTCGGTGTGAAAGAGCAAAAAGAGCTTCCAACCGAATATTCGTTATCACAGAATTATCCCAATCCGTTTAATCCAACAACAACTATTCGGTATGATTTACCGACTGCATCTCATGTTGTTCTGAAAGTCTATAATGTACTTGGACAGGAAGTTGCAACATTGATCAACGAACAAAAAACTGTTGGCAAACACAGTTTCGAATTTCGCGCTTCGGATTTCGAACTTTCGAGCGGCGTATACTTTTACAGATTAGTTGCTGGTGAATTTGTTTCTGTTAAGAAATTTATATTGGTGAGGTAGAAAAGCGAAATGAAATTTTTCGATTTTATTTTCATATCAATTATCTTGATAACTCTGATGGAATGTTGTTCTACGATAGACCAATCTCAAAAACAAAGATCTACGCAAGCAACGAAATACAACATTGTAATTGGAACAGGAGGCGGTTTCACAGGCATGTATAACGGTTACTATATTGATACTATTGGTAATTTTAATAG from Bacteroidota bacterium includes the following:
- a CDS encoding T9SS type A sorting domain-containing protein — its product is MSTKYSFKNIQRAVIFQLLCVIVVINNAISQNSQVVWSSFNMGYANSTQSNTMVKSVVGQNFVGTSQQSNTQVISGFLADTLFRSISVGVKEQKELPTEYSLSQNYPNPFNPTTTIRYDLPTASHVVLKVYNVLGQEVATLINEQKTVGKHSFEFRASDFELSSGVYFYRLVAGEFVSVKKFILVR